The Streptomyces sp. NBC_00510 genomic interval CCAGGGCGTAGGTGGCCAGGGTGCGCTGCGGTGTCGTGCCCCATGCGGCGGTCACCGCGGTCAGTTCGCCGGCCAGGCGGGTGGCGGATTCGGCGGCCAGGCCGTTGTGGCCGGTGACGGGTTCCTCGAAGGCGGAGACCAGGTTGACGGGCTGGTCGGTGCGCACGGTGATCAGGACCAGGTGGGGCAGGGTGCGGTGGGCGAAGGTGTTCTGGTGTCCGGTCGGCATGGAGCGGGTGAAGGAGTCCACGAACCGGACGGTGGCGTCACAGGTGGCGTCCGCGGAGCTGAGGTTGTCCTTGAGCTGGTGGACGCCGAGGACGGCGTAGCGGTAGAGGGTGGAGGAGTTGAACTCCACGGTGCCGATCATGCCGGCGCCGGAGTCCTCGACGTTCTCGTCATCCACGGCGGTGTAGTAGTCGAACTCGGTGCGCACGGCGTGGGTGGACAGGGCGTGGGCGACCTGCACGGCGGCGTCCACGTTGAGGTCCTTCAGGTCGGCGACCATCCGGCCGAAGAGGGCGACCTCGGCGGGGTGACCGGTGGACAAGGTGGCCACCACGGGGAGCTTGCTCACCTCGTCCTTCAGGTCCTTGTCGGGCAGGGCGGCCAGCTCGGCGGCCCGGCCGTCCAGGAGCGCGACGAGCGAGTCGAGCTGCCGCTTGCCGAAGAAGAGCAGGTAGGCGGACTGGTCTTCCTTCTTGGCGGACTTGGTGATGCCCAGCGGCTCCAGCAGCGCG includes:
- the cas7e gene encoding type I-E CRISPR-associated protein Cas7/Cse4/CasC, with protein sequence MDQPTLFVEVHILQSVPPSNINRDDSGTPKQAVYGGARRARVSSQAWKRATRIHFAQGVPTADRATRTKRIASLLAERLTRPTAEGGAGLTAEQADRLAGALLEPLGITKSAKKEDQSAYLLFFGKRQLDSLVALLDGRAAELAALPDKDLKDEVSKLPVVATLSTGHPAEVALFGRMVADLKDLNVDAAVQVAHALSTHAVRTEFDYYTAVDDENVEDSGAGMIGTVEFNSSTLYRYAVLGVHQLKDNLSSADATCDATVRFVDSFTRSMPTGHQNTFAHRTLPHLVLITVRTDQPVNLVSAFEEPVTGHNGLAAESATRLAGELTAVTAAWGTTPQRTLATYALEGDKLTEAFGPSVAFPALLESLQDLVGQWLADGTIPTTGTEQAEV